Below is a window of Pseudodesulfovibrio sp. 5S69 DNA.
TTCGCCTTCCACTCCCACATGATCGAAGCGGCCAACAACCGGTTCTTCACCGAGGCCATCACCCCGTTTTTGGGGATATTTTTCGAGAGCCAGACCCTGCCGCTGGTCCTGGACGACAGCGTGCACGACACGGTGCGCGAGCATGAGGAGATCATGGAGCACATCCGGGCAGGGCGTTCGGCCGAGGCGCACCGGGCCATGGAAAAGCACGTGCGCGGGGTGGCCGAGCGGGCCGGGGCAAGGCTGGTCGAGTAGCCGTTTCCTCCCATGACGAAATTTCCCTTTTCTCCTGGCGGAGTCCTGTCCGAAACCCTGGCCGGCGCACCCGGCCAAAGGAGTTGCCATGAGCAATCCAACCAAGATCGGCATCGTCATCTGCGACCGCTACCGGCGCTGCGCCGGGGGCAAGTGCCTGCGGGCGCTGAATAACCGTGAAGGCGCCTTCTCCCGCTACGAGGGCGAGGACGTGCAACTGGTCGGCTACACCACCTGCGCGGGCTGTCCCGGCGGCAACGTGGAGTACCTGGGCGACGAGATGGTCAAGAACGGGGTCCAGGTCATCCACCTGGCCACC
It encodes the following:
- a CDS encoding CGGC domain-containing protein, coding for MSNPTKIGIVICDRYRRCAGGKCLRALNNREGAFSRYEGEDVQLVGYTTCAGCPGGNVEYLGDEMVKNGVQVIHLATGLLVGYPPCPHIETFKKFLEGRYGIEVVVGTHPIPQNYFDTHTRLGSWDGEKWLSVLAPAMADETMRKAYD